The Candidatus Thermokryptus mobilis sequence TCAAGAAGACAGAACAAACCGATTCTGATAATTGATATTGGAGTTCCGAGGAACATTGACCCCAAAGTTAGGGAGATTGAAAATGTCTTCCTTGAAGATATTGACTCGCTTGAGTCAATAGCGAGGTCAAATTATGAAAGGAGGTTAAATGAGATACCGAAGGTTCAAAGGATAATTGATGAGGAGATAAAAAATTTCATAAAATGGTATGAGGCGCATCTTGTCGCCCCGACGATAAAACTCCTCCGTGAGAAATTTGAAGAGATAAGGCGAAATGAACTTGAAAAGTATAAAAATAAATTTTCACCCGAGGATTTTCAAAGGGTAGATGTGTTGACAAAAACACTTGTTAATAAATTGCTTCACACCCCTACGGTTAGCATCAGGGAGTTATCAAATGGGAAGAGCGATTCCGAGAGGATAAAGTTTATTCAATTTGTCAAGGAATTATTCGGTTTGGGTCAATAAAAATAAAATTTTTTAAGTTTGTGAAAGTTAGAATTGGAACACGGGGTAGTAAACTTGCGCTGTGGCAGACGGAATTTGTGAGGAGAAAACTTTCAGATGTTTTCCCCGATGTTGAATTTGAAGTCAAAGTGATAAAAACTAAAGGGGATAAAATTCTTGATTCGCCACTTTCAAAAATTGGAGATAAAGGGATTTTCACCCGTGAGATTGAAATTGAGCTTTTGAATCGCGAGATTGATATTGCAGTTCACAGTTTAAAGGACCTTCCAACGAAATTACCTGAGGGGTTGATAATTGGTGCTGTCACTGAACGGGAAGATGTAAGAGATGTTTTAATTTCTAAAGATAATTTGAAACTGGCGGAGTTGCCGAAAGAAGCTGTGATTGCTACTGGGAGTTTGAGAAGAAGGGCTCAACTTCTTCACTTTAGAAGTGATTTTAAATTTGTTGATTTGCGAGGTAATATTGACACAAGATTTAGAAAGTTTGATGAGTCGAATTGGGACGCAATGGTTTTAGCATTTGCAGGGGTGCGAAGGATGAATTATGACGGTAGAACTGCTGAGTTAATTTCAACTGATATAGTGCTTCCAGCTGTTGGTCAAGGAGCGATAGCAATTGAAGTTAGAGAAGATGATATGAAAATCCTTGACTTGGTTAGACGGATAAATCATCTTGAGACGGAGCTTGCGACAAGGTCTGAGCGTGCTCTTTTGAGGCGACTTGAGGGAGGATGTCAAGTCCCAATCGGTGCTTTTGCTACTGTAAACGATGGCAAAATTAAAATTTCAGCTATGATAAGCAACTTTGATGGGACATTTTTTGTCAGGGATTCAATTGAAGGTTTTGTAAGCAATGATGTAGAAGAACTCGGTTTTGAACTTGCAGAAAAACTTCTTGAACAAGGTGGCGCGAGGATTCTTGAAGAGATAAAAAGAGCAAGTGGTTGAGATGAAAGTTTTGATAACAAGGGATAAAACACAAGCTTTGGACTTCGCAAGGGAAATTGAAACATATGGTTTTATCCCCGTCTTCTTTCCAACGATTGAAATAACAGAGCCAGATTTATGGGATGATGTTGACGAAAAAATAAACCGAATTGATGAATATACCGATTTGATTTTCACAAGCGCGAACGCAGTTAGATTTTTCCTTGAGAGATTTAAAAAATATCAGCCGATTGAAAATTTAAAGGGCAAAAAAATCCATGTCGTTGGGGTTAAAACAAAAATTGAAGTTGAAAAGTATGGACTTTTAGTTGAACCACTTCCTGAAAGGTCAGATAAGGGAAGTTTATTTGAGAAAATTTTGCTCAATGCGGTTTCCGGGAAAAAGTTTCTATTCCCGCGAGGGAATTTGTCGGAGGAGGAGTTTATTGAGTCGGCGAGAAGGAAAGGAATTGACATTGATGATGTCATCGTTTACAGGACGATTAAGCCGAATCTCGGAGAAAATTTGAAGCAAGAGGTGAAATCAATGCTTGAAAGTGGCGAAATTGGTGTTGTTACATTTTTTAGCCCGTCAAGTGTGCGAAACTTTGTTGAAATTTTTGGGGTTGCTTTGCTTCGGAAACAGCGTATAGCTGTCATAGGTGGAACTACTTTGAAAGCTTGTGAAGAACTTGGTTTAAAGGTTGATGTAAATCCGATGGAGTTTAACCCGAAGCCAGACGGTGCATTTCTTGCGAGATTACTTTGGGAAGTTTTCAAGAAAAACGGTTGAAATATGAAACAAAAAAACGACATATTTCTAAAAGCTTGCAGACGGGAAAGCACGGAGAGAACACCGATATGGATAATGCGACAGGCGGGAAGATATTTGCCTGAATACAGGAAGATCCGTCAAAGGTATGATTTTTTAACGATGATAAAAACGCCTGAAATCGCCTCCGAAGTGACGATTCAACCAATTGAAATCATCGGCGTGGATGCCGGGATAATTTTCTCGGATATACTTGTGCTTCCAGAAGCAATGGGGTTGAAACTTTATATTGATGAGGTTGGTGGTCCAAAGTTTGAGAAGAACATTCAAAATGAGGAGGATGTTGATAGATTGATTATTCCAGATCCAACGGATAAATTGAAATATGTGCTTAATGCGATAGAGTTGACCAAGCGGAATATAGATGTTCCGTTGATAGGTTTTTCTGGCTCTCCGTGGACTCTTTTTGCATATATGGTTGATGGCAGTAAGGATTTTAGAAATGCGAAGGTTTTGATATATTCCCACTCTAAGCTTGCGCATAAACTTCTTGAAAAAATCGCTGTTTCAGTGTCAAGGTTTTTGATCTCACAGATTGAAAGTGGGGCTGACGCAGTACAAATTTTTGATACATGGGGTGGCATTTTAAATCGTGAAACTTTTGAAGAGTTCTCTTTGAGATACATTCACTATGTGGTTGAAGCTGTAAAATCAAAGTTTGCCAGCACTGTTCCTGTGATTTTATATTCAAAGGGGACTTGGCAATGGATGGAGCGGATAATTGGTTCCGGTTGCGATGTTATAAGCATTGATTGGACATTTGATTTAAAGGAAGCCAGAGAAAGAGTCGGGGACAGGGTTTCAATTCAGGGGAATCTTGATCCGGTTGTTTTACTTTCAAAACCCGATGTTGTGGTCCGCGAAGCGCTCAAGGTAATTGACAGATATGGAAGGGGAGATGGACACATTTTTAATCTCGGGCATGGGATTTTGCCTGAGACACCAGTTGATAATGTGAAAATTTTGGTTGAGACAGTCAAGAGCGAAAGTAGAAAATATCATAAATAAAATTTGGTGGTAGTTATGAGGATAGAAAATATTGACATAGAGCTTTTGAAGAAATACGACCGTCCTGGTCCAAGGTATACCAGTTATCCGCCAGCGCCTGCTTTTTCAAAGGATTTCGGACCGGATGATTATAAGGATGCGATTATTGAGAATAATAAGGAAAACCCCATGAATGTCCTTTCGCTTTATTTTCATATACCTTTTTGTGATACGCTATGTTATTTTTGTGGCTGTAATATGCTCGTCACTCACAACAGGGCAACGATAAGGAAGTATCTTGATTACTTGAAGCGTGAGGTTGAAATGGTTTGTGAATTTCTTTCTTCAGGGCGGAAGGTCACGCAACTTCATTGGGGTGGTGGGACACCGTCTTATTTGAATCCCGATGAAATAAAAGAACTTGGCGGTTTTATAAATGAAAGGTTTGAATTTGTTGATGACCCTGAGGTTGGAGTTGAGATTGACCCGCGCGGTTTAACTTACGAACATATGAGGGCGTTCCGAGAAGTTGGTTTTAATAGAATTAGCATGGGGGTTCAAGATTTTGATCCGAGGGTTCAGAAAGCGGTTAACAGGATTCAACCTGAGGAAATCACACGGCAAGCTATTGATTGGGCTCGTGAGCTTGGTTTTAAGAGTATAAACCTTGATTTGATTTATGGTCTGCCGTTTCAAACAATTGAATCGTTTGAGAAGACACTTGACAAGGTGATAGAGCTTTCACCTGAGCGACTCGCTGTTTTTAATTTTGCTTATGTTCCATGGCTTAAACCACATCAAAGGGTTATAAAAAGGGAGGATTTGCCAACCCCTGATGTTAAGTTAAAAATTTTGAAAATGACGATAGAGAAGCTGACGGAAGCTGGATATGTTTACATTGGGATGGATCATTTTGCTAAACCAGATGATGAGCTTGCAATTGCGCAAAAGGAAAAAACACTTTACAGGAACTTCCAGGGTTATTCAACTCGCGCTGGTGCAGATCTCTATGCGTTCGGGATGTCAGCTATAAGTCAATTTCAAAACATTTACGCTCAAAATTACAAGGAATTGAAGGATTATTATTCACGAATTGACGAGGGGAAATTCCCGACAGCGGTTGGCTATAGAATGAGTCAAGACGATATAATTAGAAAGCATGTGATAATGCGTTTGATGTGCGATATGGAACTGACGAAAAGCGAGGTTGAGGAAAAGTTCAATATAAAATTTGACGATTATTTCGCGGATTCAATTCAGAAGTTGAACGAGTTTGTTGAGGACGGTTTAGTTGAATTAAGCGGTGATAAAATCATAGTCAGCTTAATGGGTCGTCTTGTGATAAGAAATATAGCGATGTGCTTTGACGCCTACATTGATAAGATGATGAAGGAGAAGCCGATATTTTCAAGGACAGTTTAAGTTTGGAACTTGAAATTCTGTATTTGGTTTTTTATATTAAAGACAGAAAAACAAAGTTAGGAGAAGTGAAATGAAGCGCTTGATTTTGGGTTTGGTTTTGGTTGTTTTTGTGAGTTCGTTCGCAAACTCACAATTTAAAGATCAGCTTGAATCAAAGCCCGATGTTTATCAAAAATTGTTTATGCGTCATAGTTTTTCCGTTTCATATTTCAGCATCGGTGGAAAGGGGTTTATGTTAAATTCGTATACAAATTCAATCCTTTACAGGTTTTCGGACAACTTAAATTTACAAGCAGACATCAGCTTCATTAGCTCACCTTTTAGTTCATTTGGTCGTGGATTTCAAAGAAGTTTAAGCGGGGTCTTCATAGATCGCATTGAGTTGAATTATCAACCCTTCAGAAATGTGTTTATAAACATCCAGTATCGTCAAGTCCCATTTTACCAGTATTATTATTACCCCTATTATCGCTGGTGATGTGTAATTTTTGAACTTAATTTCGCCTTTTGTTTCATTTTTTCCTATTTCGCCCGATTCTGGCAGGATTGAAATTATTGAAATTCAATGAGGGGTTTCTGGTACAGTTTTTGCTTTATATTCTGTTATGAGTGTTAACAAAATAGATTTTAAAATGAATCAAGGTAAACTTTTCTATTTAGCACCTGATGATTTAAACAAAATTTTTGAGCATTTCAAATCAAGGGGGTACAAGGTAATTGGTCCAACCGTAGTTGATGATGCGATTGTTTATGATGAGATATCGGATGTTAAGGATTTGCCTGTTGGGGTAGGGGATGAACAATCGCCCGGTATTTACAGGTTAAAAAGTAGGGACGATGGGGCTTTTTTTGGTTATGTAGTTGGACCACATTCATGGAAAAGGTTTCTTTATCCGCCGATACTCACACTTTTTGAAGCAAGGAGGGAAAACGGGAACATTAAAATTTCCGAATGTAACGATGAGGATGTAAAATTTCTTTTTGTTGGCGTCAGGGCTTGTGAGATTTCAGCAATTATGATTTTGGATAAAGTTCTTGGCGGTGGGCAATATGTTGATCCTGTTTATATTAAGAGAAGGAAGAATACTTTTATTCTAGCTGTGAACTGCAATGAACCCGGGGGGAATTGTTTTTGCTTTTCAACTGGGACTGGCCCAAGGGCTTTAGCTGGGTATGACATTGTGTTAACTGAGGTGATTCTTAATGATAAGCATTATTTCACGGCGAGGGCTGGAAGTGATCAAGGTGAAGAAGTGCTTGAGGATTTAGGTTTCAGAGAAGCGAGCCAAGATGAGGTTAAAGAGGCGGAGAAAATTTTGAGTGAGGCGCCCAACAAGTTCACAAAGAGAGTTGATTTAACGAATGTTGTTGAAATTTTACAATCAAATTATGAGAACCCGCTTTGGGATAAGATAGCTGAAAGATGTCTTTCATGTGGGAACTGCACGATGGTTTGTCCTACTTGTTTCTGTCATAATGTTGAGGATGTGACTGATTTATTGGGTCAAGTTGCAAGGAGAATTAGAAGATGGGATTCATGTTTCACGGTTGAATTTTCTTACATACATGGTGGTAGTGTTAGATATTCAACTATGTCAAGATATAGGCAATGGATAATGCATAAACTTTCAACTTGGAAAAATCAGTTCGGGATGATAGGATGTGTTGGATGTGGTAGATGTATAACTTGGTGCCCTGTTGGGATTGATATAACTGAAGGTGTGAAGAGTTTTAAAGAGGTTTTAAACAAAATTTAAAAGAGGTGTTATCATGAGTATTGAAACGTTAGAAAGGTTACTTGTTGAACATCCATTTTTCAAAGGGCTTGGGGAGGAGTATCTTTCGCTTGTAGTTGGATGTGCAAGGAATGCTTTCTTTAAGGCGGGTGATTTCATTTTCAGAGAGGGGGAAGAAGCGAATGAGTTTTACATCATACGCGATGGTAAAGTTTCACTTGAGATAGTTTCTCCGGGTAGGGAGCCGATCGTAATTCAGACGCTTGAAAGCGGTGAGGTTCTTGGTTGGTCTTGGCTTGTTCCACCTTATTATTGGCATTTTGATGCGCGCGCTATTGAACCAACGAGGGTTGTGGCTTTTGATGGTAAGTGTTTGAGGAACAAGTGTGAAGAGGACCCTAAGCTCGGGTATGAGCTTTTAAAAAGGTTAGTTCCAATAATTGAGCAGCGACTTCAAGCAACAAGAATACAATTACTTGATCTATATGGAACACATAGTTGAAGAGAAAACCTTCGCTCAAGAAATTTCAATTTTGCCAAAGTTTTTCAGGATTCGTCAAAGAAAGCAGGAAACAAGAGATACTTTTACCCTTGAGCTTGAACCTGTTGATAAGGGTTTTGAGTTTACATTTGTGCCTGGTCAGTTTAATATGATTTATGTTTTTGGGGTTGGGGAAGTTCCAATATCAATAAGTGGTGATCCGAGAAGAACTGATTTGATAACCCATACAACACGGATTGTTGGGGTTGTAACAAAAGCGATGGGCAAACTCAAAAGGGGCGATATTTTGGGCATAAGAGGTCCATTTGGAAATGGTTGGGGTGTTGAAAAATTTGTCGGTAAAGATGTGGTTATAGTTGCAGGTGGAATAGGGCTCGCTCCGTTAAGACCAGCAATTTATCAAATTCTATCCAACAGGGGAAGTTATAACAGAGTTGTCCTTTTATATGGTGCAAGGACGCCTGAGGATATCCTTTATAAGCGTGAGATTGAAAAATGGAAGTCAAGATTTGACTTTGAAGTTTATGTCACTGTTGATAGGGGGACAAGTAATTG is a genomic window containing:
- the hemC gene encoding hydroxymethylbilane synthase translates to MKVRIGTRGSKLALWQTEFVRRKLSDVFPDVEFEVKVIKTKGDKILDSPLSKIGDKGIFTREIEIELLNREIDIAVHSLKDLPTKLPEGLIIGAVTEREDVRDVLISKDNLKLAELPKEAVIATGSLRRRAQLLHFRSDFKFVDLRGNIDTRFRKFDESNWDAMVLAFAGVRRMNYDGRTAELISTDIVLPAVGQGAIAIEVREDDMKILDLVRRINHLETELATRSERALLRRLEGGCQVPIGAFATVNDGKIKISAMISNFDGTFFVRDSIEGFVSNDVEELGFELAEKLLEQGGARILEEIKRASG
- a CDS encoding uroporphyrinogen-III synthase translates to MKVLITRDKTQALDFAREIETYGFIPVFFPTIEITEPDLWDDVDEKINRIDEYTDLIFTSANAVRFFLERFKKYQPIENLKGKKIHVVGVKTKIEVEKYGLLVEPLPERSDKGSLFEKILLNAVSGKKFLFPRGNLSEEEFIESARRKGIDIDDVIVYRTIKPNLGENLKQEVKSMLESGEIGVVTFFSPSSVRNFVEIFGVALLRKQRIAVIGGTTLKACEELGLKVDVNPMEFNPKPDGAFLARLLWEVFKKNG
- a CDS encoding FAD/NAD(P)-binding protein — translated: MEHIVEEKTFAQEISILPKFFRIRQRKQETRDTFTLELEPVDKGFEFTFVPGQFNMIYVFGVGEVPISISGDPRRTDLITHTTRIVGVVTKAMGKLKRGDILGIRGPFGNGWGVEKFVGKDVVIVAGGIGLAPLRPAIYQILSNRGSYNRVVLLYGARTPEDILYKREIEKWKSRFDFEVYVTVDRGTSNWKGNVGVVTTLIARAPFDPENVVAFVCGPEIMMRFTALELKKRGVSENNIFISMERNMKCGVGLCGHCQFGPLFICKDGPVFSYSQVRDLISKREI
- the hemN gene encoding oxygen-independent coproporphyrinogen III oxidase, which produces MRIENIDIELLKKYDRPGPRYTSYPPAPAFSKDFGPDDYKDAIIENNKENPMNVLSLYFHIPFCDTLCYFCGCNMLVTHNRATIRKYLDYLKREVEMVCEFLSSGRKVTQLHWGGGTPSYLNPDEIKELGGFINERFEFVDDPEVGVEIDPRGLTYEHMRAFREVGFNRISMGVQDFDPRVQKAVNRIQPEEITRQAIDWARELGFKSINLDLIYGLPFQTIESFEKTLDKVIELSPERLAVFNFAYVPWLKPHQRVIKREDLPTPDVKLKILKMTIEKLTEAGYVYIGMDHFAKPDDELAIAQKEKTLYRNFQGYSTRAGADLYAFGMSAISQFQNIYAQNYKELKDYYSRIDEGKFPTAVGYRMSQDDIIRKHVIMRLMCDMELTKSEVEEKFNIKFDDYFADSIQKLNEFVEDGLVELSGDKIIVSLMGRLVIRNIAMCFDAYIDKMMKEKPIFSRTV
- a CDS encoding 4Fe-4S dicluster domain-containing protein, producing MSVNKIDFKMNQGKLFYLAPDDLNKIFEHFKSRGYKVIGPTVVDDAIVYDEISDVKDLPVGVGDEQSPGIYRLKSRDDGAFFGYVVGPHSWKRFLYPPILTLFEARRENGNIKISECNDEDVKFLFVGVRACEISAIMILDKVLGGGQYVDPVYIKRRKNTFILAVNCNEPGGNCFCFSTGTGPRALAGYDIVLTEVILNDKHYFTARAGSDQGEEVLEDLGFREASQDEVKEAEKILSEAPNKFTKRVDLTNVVEILQSNYENPLWDKIAERCLSCGNCTMVCPTCFCHNVEDVTDLLGQVARRIRRWDSCFTVEFSYIHGGSVRYSTMSRYRQWIMHKLSTWKNQFGMIGCVGCGRCITWCPVGIDITEGVKSFKEVLNKI
- the hemE gene encoding uroporphyrinogen decarboxylase is translated as MKQKNDIFLKACRRESTERTPIWIMRQAGRYLPEYRKIRQRYDFLTMIKTPEIASEVTIQPIEIIGVDAGIIFSDILVLPEAMGLKLYIDEVGGPKFEKNIQNEEDVDRLIIPDPTDKLKYVLNAIELTKRNIDVPLIGFSGSPWTLFAYMVDGSKDFRNAKVLIYSHSKLAHKLLEKIAVSVSRFLISQIESGADAVQIFDTWGGILNRETFEEFSLRYIHYVVEAVKSKFASTVPVILYSKGTWQWMERIIGSGCDVISIDWTFDLKEARERVGDRVSIQGNLDPVVLLSKPDVVVREALKVIDRYGRGDGHIFNLGHGILPETPVDNVKILVETVKSESRKYHK
- a CDS encoding cyclic nucleotide-binding domain-containing protein, whose product is MSIETLERLLVEHPFFKGLGEEYLSLVVGCARNAFFKAGDFIFREGEEANEFYIIRDGKVSLEIVSPGREPIVIQTLESGEVLGWSWLVPPYYWHFDARAIEPTRVVAFDGKCLRNKCEEDPKLGYELLKRLVPIIEQRLQATRIQLLDLYGTHS